GACTCTCCACCCTTGAGGGCCTGCCCACAGCCCTGGGGAGCAGAGGATGGAGTCCTGAGATCCAGGAAGGTGGCGGCGGGCTTGGCCCCAGACCCCTCAGTAGAGTCAGCTCCCAGGTCCTGGAAAGGGACTGGGGGGCACCCAGAAGCCAGCAGATGCTACAAATATCCTCCACCCCTTTCAAATGTTTTATCCACAGCAAGATCCTTGGCAGGGCAGGCAGCCGCCGCCTCCCCACCCTGCAGGACAGAAATCCCTGAATAGTGGTTTGAGAAAAAAGTCTTTGTGCAGCTTGTGACACAAGACCCCCCAGAACCCTGCCCCCGCACAGGGGGGAAGACAGGGGAtatggggggtggggcggggcaccGTGTGGGCCCTTGGCCCAAGCTTGGCCTCCTTGCCTCACTCTTGGGGCAGGGGGGTTGTCTAAAATGGGAGGAGGTTTGGAAAGGGTAGAACAAGAGTTGGGACTGCTTTCCTCTTAGCAAGCTCCTGAGGAAGGAAGGCGGCCTCCACCTTTGGGGCAGAGGAGGGTAGGGTGTGACGAGGGGAGGAAGGACCGGTGGGAGGCAGCTCTCTGGGAGGAGCAAAGCTGCATGGGCCAGAGTACAAAATCCACTTCAGCTGGCCCATGTTAGTGTGAGCAGGGTCCCGGCTGTATCCCACAGAGCCCAATCCGTGGGGAGATGGCACCTTTACGCAATCTCTTTGATTCTGCGCATGTAATTGTGCAGGTCAGGGGGTGGAGTGGGCCGTGTGGTGCCCGCCACATCCGGGCAGCCCCATCCCAGGTCCTCTtcgtcctcctcgtcctcctcgccGGCGGGCACCGAGTCATAGGccagctcctctgagggcagCGTGGTGAAGGTGGTAAACTTGACCCGCTTGCGCTTGGAGGTGGGTGAGCTGGCGGGGTCCTCGGCCTGGTCCCGGGCGGAGCCGCCGGAAGAGCCATCGCCCCGCCCGTGCACCTGGCTCTGGACGCTGGTCTGCGAGCTGCCGCTGCTGTGGTGATCGCCGTGGCAGCAGGCCGGCACGGTCTCCATCGGGTTGCTGGCAGGAGGCGACAGCTCCCCCTGCACCCGCAGCGGCTGCCCGTTGCCCAGGAACACCCAGTGGTGAGAGTGGTCCATGCTGGTCTGGCCCTCGGGCGGGATGCGCTTGTGCCGGTAGCGCAGCACGAAGACAATGCAGTTGATGAGGAAGACGAGGATGGCGAGGCAGAAGACGCCCAGCAGCGCGTACATGCCGATCTCCAGGTCCGTCAGCCCCCGCGGCATCTGCAGGAAGCCGGTGGGCAGCGGCAGGAAGTCTTCTGTGGGTGGCACGGCCGGGCTGGCCGTGCCCCGGCCCGGGGCCTCAGGTGGGGGTCCTGGTGTGCCTGGCGGGCCAGCTCCCCGGGCCTCATCCTCACCCCCGCCGGGCCCTGGGTGGCTGGGGCCGGGGTAGTCGTAGGTGGGGTCCTCCTCGTCCCGCCCAAAGTGCACCCGCAGGCCCACGGGGGTCGTGGCCAGCACACTCTTGCGCTTGGTTTTCTGGCAGCTCTCAGCGATGGTGAGCTCCGCACGGAGCAACTCTCCTGCCCCCTCAGCCTCAGCCACCACCAGTGGGAAGGCACGATCCTGGGTCACTGTGGCCACCCGCTCGTCCAGACTGCTCACCAGCAGCCCGTAGTCCCGAGGGCTGTAGAGGGAGAGCGGGGCTGTGGTGCCATCGCTGTAGGAGAGCCAGAGGctcaggagggcttcctggaggaggaggagaggacaaGAGTCAGAGGACTAGTCCTGCTGGGTTTCCTGCTATATCCTGAGTGAGGGCCAGGGCCAAGGCACGCTGGCTCCCTGCTGTATTCCCAGTGCTGGAACAGTGCGTGCCAGGTGGCAGGTGTTCAGGAACAGTTGTTTGAGTGGGAGTTCTCTGGAGGCGGTAGGGAGGGCACACGGCAGGTTATGGCCTCGTACTGCCCTGAGAATCTCCTTGCCCACTTGGCCCTTCTCCCCTTGATGAGCTGATGGTAAATTCTGCCTTGGATCTAGCTCAAATCCCTTCTGCTGCAGGACCCTATGTCCTTGCCTCACCTTGGGATCACCCCCAACAGACACATGGAGATTGAGAATATAGGCATACCCCACTGCAGCCTTCGCCTTTGTTAAACCTTCTGAGAACTGCCCTCCCTGTAGATGAGGACGCAGGACCCAGAGACGAGCAACTTGCCTGGGGTCACGAAGCAAGCTGGGGCAGAGGACTCCTGTGTCCTGACTCTTGGCTCAGTGTTCAGTGcccaccacctcctccctgcTCAAGCCTCTACATGTAACCTTTCCACCTTTGTCCTGTAGCCATTGCCCTTTTGTGTCTGTGGTGGGCTGTACTGGGGGCTCCAGAGATGGGTGAAGGTTAATTCCTGGGGGTGGAGGCAGAGGTGACGGGCCCTCTGGGAAGCCAGGAGGGGGACCCCTCGGCAGGAGCATTTCAAGGTAGCAGGTGCAGGAAGCCAGATCTTGGCCAGACTCCCTGTGCAGATGGCAGGGGGGTCGGGTGGGGCAGGTGTGCAGGGCACCAAGGGTAGAAAGATCTTCCATTATCACGGTTGTAATTTGGAAGACTCATGGCCAGAGCCTGCCAGTCCTCTTCCACACCTCAAGCCCCGAGGCTGGCTGGCTCGGCACCCAGTTACCTGCTTGAGGAAGCTGAGGGTCTGCTGGGCAGCCGTGGTGGCCAGGATGGTGTGGCTGCTCCCAGGACTGGGCCGTAGGGAGAGGGCGAGGCTGGCCACCACCTGGGCCTGCAGCTGTGTGATGCTGACCTTCTCCTCTGTCACTGTCAGCAGCGTCTCTCCGAGCACCGACTCCGTAAGCGGGGATACCACCTGAGGCAGAGCAGGGCGCGGGTGCGTGAAAGCTAGGAAAGCAGCACCCCCCAAATCCCTAACCAGGGAGGAGTCTtagtgaggcgggaagccccataaagagacaggcaggacccccaggcagggccaccactctcctcccagcaccatccggttccctggcccagaggctctatctcacgttttgcctctgaaacggcttacttacccctaaaattctactgGTTCCCTTAggtcactcctgattggttatttccttcactactgattggttatttctctccctcctgattgatccatctccctcactcctgattggttatttctctccctcctgattggtccatttctacaaagcttgtttctagtcaacttttgttatacctcatTTGCATACGATGTTGcgaagtgtaaactggcagcctatacaAGCTGGTGTAAACCTATagctggggtccagagcttggagtgttaactcctctgggcccgctggcatgGTAAaactgagttctccaactttccgagtgctgcttggtctctcgcccggatccaggttgctctcacaactgagctgtaactcCGAGCTGTTTTCTCTGCAACATTAGTGCTACTGGAAgagaggcctgggggtggggcaggctggGAGGCAGGACTCCTGGGCTCTGCCTTAGGTCTGCAATGGGAACCAGGGTCCTGAGGCCAAGCGAGGGTCAAGAGCTCCTAGGAGCCAGGCATGAAACACAAATGAGAGAGGTGAGTTGATCTGGAAGAAAATAACAGCCCTTGCACACTGATAAATAGCAACTGGTGGTCAGCCTCAATGTCAGGGAGATgaaagggagtggtggggactggagCAAAGGGGAGAACTTACgctcctgttaaaaaaaaaaaaaaaaaaacaggtaccAGTACTGACTCCAGCTGATAATTGCCAGGCATGAATGTAGACCCAATATTGCCAGATTCATATTTTCTAAAACCAGAAGTTtacgtttttaaaaaatgagagtcCTTCCAATTTTTTAATGTTGGATCAATTGTTTTACAAACAAAATAAGTCCGCAGGCAGATTTCAGCCCATGGCTCACTACTTAAAATCTCTTAGGTAGATGATATCCACCCAGGCACCCAATTGTCAAGGAGGAAGGTCAAAGTTGAGTTCCTAGAGCTACCAAATTCCCTTTCCTGGCCTCTAGGCTGGCTGAGCCCTCCCACCTGCTTCCCCTCCTCATCCATACCTGCTCTCAGGGACCACACTGCGTGATGCAAGGTTGGTAGGGGCGGATGAGGCTTGGAGGGAGCACCCTCGTCAAGGTGAAGTTAAAGGGCCTTGATCTTTGATTTCAGGcaaaaaggcaggtggggaagAAAGTGCATTTGGGGGTTGCTCCCTCAAGCCAAGGCCCTAGAAATCCTGTCCCAAGAACATCTGTGTCCTCTGTCCACATGTGGATGAGGCTCCCAGCACGCCCCTTGTGCCTACCTTGAAAGGGGTGGTGCCTGGCTCCAGGCCGGCCAGTGTGCTGCTGTCCACCATGCGGGCCACACGGGGGTCCCCCACCCGCATGAAGTCGCTGACCAGGTCGGTGACCTCCACCAGCCAGTCCGGGCCCAGCATGGTGACCACCTGGTCGGTGCCCTCTGATGACGTTGTGTGGAACTGGGTGAAAACCTGCAGGGTGGCGTGCTGGTACTGCAGGGTGCAGCCGCGGCTCGCGCTCTGCcgccgctcctcctcctcctcgtcctcgtctTCACTCTCCCGGGCTGACCTGGATCGGGGAGGCCTGGAATCAGGGCTCCCACCCTGGCTCTGTCCCACaaaagcccctccctcccccagccctgccatcccctccccagctcccttgGGTACAAGCTGTGCCAACAGCAAACCTTTCCCTGGCTCATTCCCTCTGTCTCTGCCAAGCTTGGAGCCCGGCGTCTCAGGCTTTCCTCTCTAGAAAGGTACCTTGACCCTCCCATGTCCCCCTCCACCCCTGCTTGGCTGCACCCACACTTGCGAAGAGCTGGCATCAAATCCTAGCAAATGCCACCACTTTCTCACCACCAGGCATGTGCTGGGCCCTGTGCTCAGCTCTGAAATGGAGCTAAGGCGACCCTTGCTCAAGTGCCAGGAGGCTTAGCAGCATCGTGTCCTACAGCTGTGCAGCAGGCAGAACTTGGAAGCAATGAACTTGGATATTTAGCTGATGAGATTTCCGAGCAGAGTGTGGGAGGTGTGGCCTGGCCGCCTCTTGCTGCTCATAGTAAAATgcgagaggaaagagagaaatggagGGGGAAGCTGGCAAGCGAAAGGGAACCGGGACTTGACaatttgggaaattctcagcCTACCCAGATtgctcaaaatacaaaaatcaggAAAGGGTGCTCTGGAGAGAGAAGGGTGTGGCCAGGGCATGGCTAGTGCTTCGGAAGGATCAAACCACCAGAATATTCATTCATGCAGAGGGTTCttttaactaatttaatcctcacagcagtcctCGGAGGCAAATGCTAACACGCCCATTTtagagctgaggaaactgaggcccagagagtttttttttttttttttttttgtaagtagcccaaggtcacccagctagcaaatagcagagtcaggatttaaacccaggccaCCTGGCTTCAGAGTTGACTACGTCCTCACAAATCTAAGCAGCACCAGCATCACCCAGGAGCTGGTCTGAAATGCAGGCTCACAGGACCCACCCCAGATTCATGGAATCAGAATCTGCTTTTTAACGGGAACTTCTGGCTTTCCGTGTGCACAATAAGGTTCTAGAGGCTCTGGTCTACGCCGCCTTGCTTTTCCAAACCTCTGCAGCAGTGAACAGAGCTCCGCTCTCGCTAGGCTGCCTGCTTCTCTCTCCAGCCCCGCTTCCCGCTCTTAGCTGCCTGCCGCACCAGCAGTTCTTCTGCCTGCTGGCTTTGCTCTCCAGCAGCGATGAGTGGGTGAGAGGAGTGTGCTGAGTACACTCGGACCTGCCCCACAGATGGGCACTCAGGTGTGTGAGCCTGTATCCCGGTGAGGGAGTCCAGTGTGAGTCACCGTGTACCTGCTTGATATACTCACAAGCATGCCCCTGGTGTACCCAGCTGGGGCATGTGTGTACAgctgtgtgtgtacctgtgttgGTGTTCATGCTCCATTTTGTCTGCTGCTTGACTGCTCTCACCCTCTTTCCCTGACCAGCTCCTTTCTACTCATCCTTGAAGACTTAGCTCAGgagtcacctcttccaggaagcctgctTTGATTTCTCCTGGAGGAAGAGGTGGTTCTTTCCTTTGTGCCACTTGATTCCCAGAACACAGGGCGTCTCCTATCCACCATGCTCTGTGGCATTTATAAGATGGCTTCCCTGATGGACCCAGAGCTTGGCTGGGTCAGGAAATGGCCACATTTACCCGTCTAAAGCGCCcgtcagtgcctggcacacaatagctgttcaataaacatttgttgattgCATGACCAACCTGCAGACTGCATCCACCCAGGGCCTTATACACACATGCAGATCAGACCGTGTGCCAGCGTTGTGTCACCCATGAGTATCCCCAGCATCTGCTGTGTGTGGAGGGGCTATACCTCCGGTCGGGAAGGATAGGTACCCTCCACCCCTTCACTTGGCTGAGGCGGGCATCCGAGAGCTCGATGTGCAGGGGCAGCTTGGGCACCCAGACTGTCATTTCCAGGGGGGCATTGAGGACATCATAGCGGAAGGTGACTCTGGCGTTCATGGAACCGCGAGACTCCTTTCCACTAACGAACACATAGTCACAGCTGCTGGATAcctggagagggggagagaggttGGTTGTCCTATCTTGCCCTACAGGTCATCCTGTGGGGCAGTGCAGGGGACCTCTGTCTGACAAGGAGGGCCAGAGGCTATTGGACAGAGAAAGTGCTAATCACAGGAGGCTGAAGGGGAGGGGCCAGGTGGGAGAAGGCCcctcatttaatttctctggaaGGGGATCAGCTTCTACTCCATTTCTCCAGGGATCAGCTCTCAGTGGCCTCTGTGGGAGGTTTCTGCTGCCTGGCAAGGAGCCAatgtacaaatatttttataagggGCTGCTTTTGATGTGCCAGACCACAGCTTTGAGGATCCTCAGGCTGAGGGTCCCCTGGGCTGGCTCCCCTCCCCAGCGTGACTGCCTGGACTCTGGAGCAGGTATCTGGTGGGTAGAGTCCTCCACCAGTAGCCTCTTCTGAGCAGGACACTGGGGCATGATGTGACTGGGCAGGGAGGAGGTAGAGGTGGAGGGAGTGGGGATGAGGGTCAGACCCACCACTCCTCCCTCTGGCCCTGTTGCCTCAGGCAGATAGACAGCTGGTTAATTTCAGGGAGGGGGGCTGCTCCAGCCAGGGTTGGAGGTGAGGGTAAGGGAGAGGAAATTTCAGGTCCAGAGAACCCTAAGCCCATACATCACCACTAGTGGGTACAGCTTTTGCAAATGCATGTTCACCTGGACACCACCTTGCATTCTTAGAAGTTCCCTGGATAAGCATATGCTCGCTGACATCTTGGTGGATACCTCTGCCCATCACGGAGGTATCACTGCCAATACTTCGGGGCAAATGCAGATGGGTATACATGTAAGTTCCCACATACACATCTGGCACACCTGGAGTGAATCCTGGGTGCAGTGCACTTAGGTGCACCTACTGGTACATGCCCAGGAGTACATGCACATCCTTGTGTTTGGAGGAGGGTCATTCGGGCAGCCTGTGGGCAGAGGACACCCTGAAGgctctggtgggggtggggagggtgctggGACTGTGGCTTATCTCTGGGGACGGTCTCCTGACCATCCCAAACTCCTGCAAGCTCTCTTAATCATctcagggggtgggtggaggaaagTGGGACAGCAGCCCTGCCAGAAATGCTCATTTCCCACTTCGTAAGGGAGAGGATTCCATCTGAAGGCTGGCAAATTCCATTTAGAATGTTGGCAAACTCCAGAAGGAACTGGAGGGTATTTCACTGAGAACGGAAACACATTCCAGGCAGAATCTTCGCTAATTCCCTTTGGTATCTAAGCCACAGCGACTCTTTGCTGGTCTGCtttggggcaggggcgggggcgggggtgggggagactgGGTGGCAGAGGAAGGTGCTGGGTAAGGGCTCTTGGAAGCAGGCCCATTTCTCCCCGTCCCAGCCTGCCAGCAGTGGACAGCCCCACGGGCCTGGGCCAGGCTTCTACCCCTCAGGAAGCCGTGGGGGTGTGGTAACAAGCCATCTGCTCTGGCTCTCACTCGGGGGACATCCTTGCTGGATTGGGAGATGGATGAAGTGAGCCTTGGACTCCCCAGACCTGGAGGAATCCAGAGAAGGGCgtggagagagagagcgagcacaGACTCCAGGTTAGCCCCTGGGAAGGAGAGGACACCTACGTCCCTGGCCCTCCGCTGAAGGGTTTACAGGAACAGGGAACAGACTCTGTTGTCTAATCATTTGATTCTGGCACCTGCTGGAGGCTGGCACGGCAACAGCTCACAGGTACCAGGGCTGGGCAGCCTCCCATTGCTGCCTGCTCCACTGATTCCTCCTTGCATCTCACCCGACCACTGTCCAAAGCCAGGGGAAATCTGGAGGCCCTCCTGGGGAGGTGGCAAACTGGGCCAAAGTCAGATCGGTGTCCTGTTTGCTGGCCATGGAGGACCTGTGGCCCAGAGGGGGTCTCTGGGGAGAAGCTCAGGGATGGGGGGCTTCGGGAGTTGGAGGAGTTGGGGTGGGTGTTCCCGGAGTGGGTCCTTTCACACAACCTTCACTCCTGACCTAACTCATGTGCTTCTGGAAGATTCCTCCCTGGGTTGGACCTCCTCTATCTGGTCACCAGTGCCTGGGATTTAGGGCACGTCTCTgagccccccccaaccccccaccccctatTGCCTTGCTCGGTGTCTGCCACACAGCAGGGGCTCAATGATGACTTGCTGGATTGAGTTCAAGTTGTCAGTGCTGCCTTCTCCCCTTGGCCTGCCAAAAGGGCTCTTTCGCATTTCTGCAGAAAGCCCTCCAGCACGTCCCCTCGTCCAGAGTGGACGTAGGATGCCTGCAGCTCTTCCCCTGACTCCTCCCGCCACTTCCCCTCCTCTTGCTACCAGGGGGACCTGCCTGGGGTGTGAATTCCCCTCTGGTTTGGGGTCCCACTCCTCCTAAAGGTCTGAGGCCTTCTTCCCAGGGGCTCTACCTCCAGGAAGCCCACCTTGATGATGTCCTCATTGTCAGACTCGCATTCCACCAGAGCGGAGACATCTAGGACAAGGCCAGTCACCTCGATGGCAATGACCTTGACAGGGATGGCCACTGTCCGGCCAGTCAGGATGGCTGTGTTGATGATCTCTGTGTCctaggggaagagaggagggcagGGCTCTGCTGAGCTGGGGTGCTTGAGGTCCCCTGCTCTCCCAGGACCAAAAGCCAAGGCTCTGGCTCCTGGCTGCCCTGACTCCTCAGATGCATGTGCTTCTGGTGGCGACACCCATACACATGTGCAGAGAGATGCATCTACTGAGCCTCACGTGCCTTCTCAGGTGCCCTGCTCACCTGGGCTCCTGCGGTAGCCTTCAGGGTTGACCTCACTCTGGTGCCAGAAAACATCCCTTCCCCAAGCTCCTCCCGTCTCCTCTCAACATCTCCCATGCTCCCTAGGACTCACGGGGTAATGTCCAACACATTTGCTTGGCTATTTCATGGGCCCCGGGGCTGGCCCTGCTTCCTCCTGGCTATTCCAGATGCCCCTGCGCTGGTCCCAAACAATCATTCCATTGCACTCTTCCTAAATCCATGGCTCCTTTGGACAAGCTATTCATAGTCCCATCACTGCACCATTGCCCATGTGATCCCATCTAGAGCACCCTCCTCATTTTCTCTGACTATATGAGCCCCTTCTCCATGTGACCTTCAAGGATCAGCTGCAtggccacctcctccagaaaaACCTACCCCGAGAAGCCTCTTCATGGTGACCGCTCCACCTCTGTACCCCCAAGCGGCCGCTGTCTTACTCCACCAAGCGCAGAGCTTGTCCGCTTCCCGTGAGCCCACTCACCATGGCCAGGGGCAGGATGGCTTGCACATCCCGCTGGATGACTGTCAACTCGGTGACCGCCCGCTCCAGGTCAGGCAGGGCACCATGGCCGCGGTAGTCGATATGCCACATGATCCTCCGTTTGACCGACTGGCTGGTGAAGTTTTCCATCTCGAAGTCCAGCTGCAGGATCTCCAGGGGCCCCTGGCCCTCCCTGTGCGGTGGTGGCAGGAAGGAGAgcccaggaggaagggctgggagcATTTCAGGAGCTCCGAAAGCCTCACTGGGAACCTTCGCCCTCCTAGGCATCCTGCCTCCCCAGGGCCCTCTGAGCTTCcccagaaggaaattctgatgccTTCTCAGATGCGCTGCCCACTTGGACCCCAGCGTCCCCAGAAACTGCCGGCCTGGCCTCCTCCATCAAAagttcccccacccctcccaggtgTCATCCTGCAaagaggtgggcagaggggctaTTTTGGCTCACCAGGGGGGCAGCGGTGTGCCCTGGGCCCAGGACACATCCACGGTGGCTGTTGAGTGCTTTGCCCCAGTCAGCAGCTCCGAGGTCACATGCCACTGGCCACTCCGTGACTTGGTCCCCAGGAGGGTCACGCCCTTCTTGGCCTTTACCCTGGGACAAagcaggaaggggaagagggagagggtcAGCCTGGAGTCCAAAGGCTGCCACCCTTAGGCTGGGGCTGGGAGAAAAGGGGAGCAGGTGAGTAAGTTACTGAGACCCAAAGCTTGAAACTAATTTGGGGAATCTGGTATTATGTAGTGCCAACCTCTAGCCCTCACTGGAAGCTGCAATCCCTTCTATTAGATCTCTGCCAGGTCTTCGCCTAACCTCTACTTGCATACCTTAGTGACAAGGGACTCACTACTTCTGCACACATCCCATTACATTTTCAGAAATTCCCTCAAAGGAGAAACCTCTTCCCAGCATTTATAGCTGAAATATAACAGCCATAGGTTCTGTTAGGGCAACTCTCCTCCATCGTAACAGTTCTACAGATACCTGGGGAGGCGAGCAGATGTTCTCTGAGTCTTCTTTTCTCTAGGCCTAAAATCTCCATTTCCTTCAATTGTTGCTTTTTGCCGTGGTTTCAAGTTACCCATATCCTAGTCACCCTCCTCTGGGCACTCTGAGCACATAGGTGTAGTGTCTTATTCTAAACACAAAACTTCAGCTGTGCTCCAATTAACACAGACTAAAGCAGAATGATCATCGCCTCCCTGATTCTACAGGTTCTACTCCTATTAATGCAACCCAAGATCTCTGATAACTGATTTAACTCATACTCACATTCAGGTATCAATCACTGAATCAGGTATGACCCTCTTCAAGAATATTTGAACTTAAAGGTAGTACATTCAGGAGACAGGGCAATACTTAACTCAAAGAAGTTGGGGGGCTGATGGTAATGTTTCACATCTCAAGTATTGCTGGGTTGGTGGGGAACGTTTTGGTAGGGTCTTTTCTGTATCCTCAGAATTACCCGACATGGCTCAAACCACAGATTCCTGCTGTGAGGCATCATTATATTTTGTGGGGATGTGATAAGATTTAAGGCATTTCTGAATTTATGAACTGTATCCTCGGTATAGAAAGAGCTGGGgctcctgaattttttttctcctaactCTAGAATTGGACGAATATCCTAATATGTGGACACTCTCCTGTTCATACTTTGGTTCCCAGCAGCCAAGGAGCCTCTCTCTGATCTCCATTTCTCCTCtttggcctcagtctcctcatctgtaaaatgggagagttGTACTCGCTAGCATCTAAGGGCCCTTCCAGCCCATTTCTATCATTCTGGATATCCACACTTGTGAAAGCGGATACTTCCTCTTGACCATGACACCATTTCTGTGAAAGAGGGAGTTTGGGGCCGACATTTTTGGCCCAAGCAGAGGAGGACACTGATGCTCAAGTAAGTGAGCTGTCTTCCTGAAGATGCTCAGGTGATAACTGGAATTACTGGGATTATGATGCTGGATGGACAGGTCTGGGCGAGCTCCCTAAAAGGGGTCAGGTGTGCACTTGACCTATGAAGGGAAGCCAGACCCCAACCTCTGCCCCTCTACCTGAGAGTGAAGTGCTCCAcgctggggctggagggagaggaggagttgGGGGCCAAGTAGAGGAGGATGCTGAGCACCTCCCCTGGCTTGAGGGGCCGGTCCGGCAGGCGGATCATCAGGTTGCTGTCCAGCCTGTGCTCCTGCAGGGTCCTCCTGGGGGGTGGGCGGAATAGGCTGATGCTCCCGATGCGCAGCAGGGGATGCTGGGTCGGGCTCTCGGCCCGGGCCCCCCCTCCGGGCCCAGTGCCCCGACGGGTACCCCCACAGCCCCCCGACGCATCCGGGGCATGGAGTGTGTAGTAGAGCTCGGCTTGTTGATTCTCCCCGGCCGCCTCGGGCTCCAGTCCATCCGGAGACTTGCGGCGGGCAGTGGGCGGCGCAGCGGGAGCAGGgggcccaaaccaggccaggGGTAGCTCGGCCCGCACAAGACAGGTGGCCAGACCCCCGCTGAGGCGGCAGGAGCTCTTGACCTCCCGGGCATCCCGGAAGGCGTGCAGGCGGACGCAGGGCAGCCGCTCGGTGACACCAAAGTCATCCCAGTCCCGGCCAGCCACATAGAACAGCACCTGGGCCAAGGGCTGCGAGGAGGGCACACGGGGGTGGACGATGAAGGCTCGCACCTTCCAGCTGACCGTCAAGCGCTCGGGGATGTCCAGGGTGCTGGACGGCTGCAGGAGCTCCCGGGCCACCACCTGGCTGGTGCTGAAGGGCCCCAGGGAGACGTTGAGGACAGGTAGCTCCTTGGTCTGGAACACCACGAAGGGCTCGGAGCGCTGCAGGGAGCCATTGGTGACTGTGGGTGGCGGGGGCCGCGCCTCCCGCAGGAAGAAGGCCAGCCGCGTGTGTGACAGGCGGTAGCTGATTGGCAGCACTGGGCTGGCCTGCGGCCCCGGGGGACTGGGGCTGGCCGGGTGGGAGCGGCCAGAGGCTGcagacagagagaagaaagaccCCAGAGTGGTCAGGAGAGGCTGCACTCGGACCCCAGAGCACCCCGGCCTCCCACCCTCACACAGGGCTGTCCGCTCCGAGCTGGGCAGTGCTCAGCCCGGCTCTCCATCCTCGGGGCTCCCAGCCTGGCCCACATTTGCTGGTGTGTTAATTGTCCTGTCACTGCTGATACATTTCTTTACCTGCGACGTCGGGGTAAAGCTAATCCTGGCACAAAGCGTCGTGAGGCTTTAAAGAGGTTTTATCCTCCGGcatcctcatttgtaaaaggagTATAAAAACTGTTTCCCCCTCAAAGTGCTGT
This portion of the Vicugna pacos chromosome 16, VicPac4, whole genome shotgun sequence genome encodes:
- the TMEM132E gene encoding transmembrane protein 132E, producing the protein MAPGMSGRGGAALLCLSALLAHASGRSHPASPSPPGPQASPVLPISYRLSHTRLAFFLREARPPPPTVTNGSLQRSEPFVVFQTKELPVLNVSLGPFSTSQVVARELLQPSSTLDIPERLTVSWKVRAFIVHPRVPSSQPLAQVLFYVAGRDWDDFGVTERLPCVRLHAFRDAREVKSSCRLSGGLATCLVRAELPLAWFGPPAPAAPPTARRKSPDGLEPEAAGENQQAELYYTLHAPDASGGCGGTRRGTGPGGGARAESPTQHPLLRIGSISLFRPPPRRTLQEHRLDSNLMIRLPDRPLKPGEVLSILLYLAPNSSSPSSPSVEHFTLRVKAKKGVTLLGTKSRSGQWHVTSELLTGAKHSTATVDVSWAQGTPLPPWEGQGPLEILQLDFEMENFTSQSVKRRIMWHIDYRGHGALPDLERAVTELTVIQRDVQAILPLAMDTEIINTAILTGRTVAIPVKVIAIEVTGLVLDVSALVECESDNEDIIKVSSSCDYVFVSGKESRGSMNARVTFRYDVLNAPLEMTVWVPKLPLHIELSDARLSQVKGWRVPILPDRRSARESEDEDEEEEERRQSASRGCTLQYQHATLQVFTQFHTTSSEGTDQVVTMLGPDWLVEVTDLVSDFMRVGDPRVARMVDSSTLAGLEPGTTPFKVVSPLTESVLGETLLTVTEEKVSITQLQAQVVASLALSLRPSPGSSHTILATTAAQQTLSFLKQEALLSLWLSYSDGTTAPLSLYSPRDYGLLVSSLDERVATVTQDRAFPLVVAEAEGAGELLRAELTIAESCQKTKRKSVLATTPVGLRVHFGRDEEDPTYDYPGPSHPGPGGGEDEARGAGPPGTPGPPPEAPGRGTASPAVPPTEDFLPLPTGFLQMPRGLTDLEIGMYALLGVFCLAILVFLINCIVFVLRYRHKRIPPEGQTSMDHSHHWVFLGNGQPLRVQGELSPPASNPMETVPACCHGDHHSSGSSQTSVQSQVHGRGDGSSGGSARDQAEDPASSPTSKRKRVKFTTFTTLPSEELAYDSVPAGEEDEEDEEDLGWGCPDVAGTTRPTPPPDLHNYMRRIKEIA